In Pseudonocardia sp. C8, one genomic interval encodes:
- a CDS encoding PLDc N-terminal domain-containing protein, which yields MGRRVRWNDLGAGGRAAVVLTAIAQFGLLGAAWVDLARRAPSEVNGPRWLWALASLVNFAGPIAYFARGRATPRAGTRPRRSRSR from the coding sequence ATGGGCCGCAGGGTGAGGTGGAACGACCTGGGCGCCGGCGGGCGGGCCGCCGTGGTGCTCACCGCGATCGCGCAGTTCGGGCTGCTCGGCGCCGCATGGGTGGATCTCGCCCGCCGCGCGCCGTCCGAGGTGAACGGCCCGCGGTGGCTGTGGGCGCTGGCGTCGCTGGTGAACTTCGCCGGCCCGATCGCCTACTTCGCCCGCGGCCGGGCTACTCCACGAGCAGGAACACGACCGCGGCGATCCCGATCACGATGA
- a CDS encoding NlpC/P60 family protein — protein MTSRRVPTAIGVLAVLGAVLLATPAVGAAAVAPAAGTAPAQPAPPPPPNPGDDELDQSRRTVQERAGEVGRLTGRLAELDAEVEKLQFAVAARNEEALAARDTADAAGREADAAAARAFSARQATEEAGRAVDEARTRLDAFVGDVYTHGLDLGPLGLLSRATDPQDLVDRARLTDALSEDQAAVLERLQQARIAQANADSLARAAQEEADRRREAAEQASAAAERELDAAAAAADAQQARLDAVRAERAQVQGRLDAAENADAGLRAQRQRFEAWRAEQERLRAAAEERARAEARARVQREERSRARESQQDGPSPAPAPRRSGSAAIETVIDRATAQLGVIYAWGGGNSRGPTRGIRDGGVADEHGDYRKVGFDCSGLMQYAFAGVGVDLPRYSGNQANSGELVPIDEMRRGDMLSWAEDGRTHHIAMYLGDGMMIEAPYSGARVRITPVRYDGLNKVTRMF, from the coding sequence GTGACGTCCAGGCGCGTGCCGACGGCGATCGGCGTGCTGGCGGTCCTGGGGGCCGTGCTGCTCGCCACGCCTGCCGTGGGCGCCGCCGCCGTCGCGCCGGCGGCCGGTACCGCGCCGGCCCAGCCCGCGCCGCCCCCGCCGCCGAACCCCGGCGACGACGAGCTCGACCAGAGCCGCCGGACCGTGCAGGAACGCGCCGGCGAGGTCGGCCGGCTCACCGGCCGGCTCGCGGAGCTGGACGCCGAGGTCGAAAAGCTGCAGTTCGCCGTCGCGGCCCGCAACGAGGAGGCCCTCGCGGCCCGCGACACCGCGGACGCGGCCGGGCGGGAGGCGGACGCGGCCGCGGCCCGGGCGTTCTCCGCGCGGCAGGCCACCGAGGAGGCCGGCCGCGCCGTCGACGAGGCCCGGACCCGGCTCGACGCGTTCGTCGGCGACGTCTACACGCACGGCCTCGACCTCGGCCCGCTCGGGCTGCTGTCCCGGGCGACCGACCCGCAGGACCTCGTCGACCGGGCCCGGCTGACCGACGCGTTGAGCGAGGACCAGGCCGCGGTGCTGGAACGGCTGCAGCAGGCGCGGATCGCGCAGGCCAACGCGGACTCGCTGGCCCGGGCCGCGCAGGAGGAGGCCGACCGGCGCCGGGAGGCCGCCGAGCAGGCCTCGGCCGCCGCGGAGCGCGAGCTGGACGCCGCCGCGGCCGCGGCGGACGCGCAGCAGGCCCGGCTGGACGCCGTCCGGGCCGAGCGGGCGCAGGTCCAGGGCCGGCTGGACGCGGCGGAGAACGCCGACGCCGGGCTGCGGGCCCAGCGCCAGCGGTTCGAGGCCTGGCGTGCCGAGCAGGAGCGCCTGCGCGCCGCGGCCGAGGAGCGGGCCCGCGCGGAGGCCCGCGCCCGGGTGCAGCGCGAGGAGCGGTCGCGCGCCCGGGAGAGCCAGCAGGACGGGCCGTCGCCGGCGCCGGCGCCCCGCCGGTCCGGCTCGGCCGCGATCGAGACCGTGATCGACCGCGCGACGGCCCAGCTCGGCGTCATCTACGCGTGGGGCGGCGGGAACTCCCGCGGCCCGACCCGGGGGATCCGGGACGGCGGGGTCGCCGACGAGCACGGTGACTACCGCAAGGTCGGCTTCGACTGCTCCGGGCTGATGCAGTACGCGTTCGCCGGGGTCGGCGTGGACCTGCCCCGCTACAGCGGCAACCAGGCGAACTCCGGTGAGCTCGTGCCGATCGACGAGATGCGCCGCGGCGACATGCTGTCCTGGGCCGAGGACGGCCGGACCCACCACATCGCCATGTACCTGGGCGACGGGATGATGATCGAGGCGCCGTACTCCGGGGCGCGGGTGCGGATCACCCCGGTGCGCTACGACGGCCTGAACAAGGTCACCCGGATGTTCTGA
- a CDS encoding ABC-F family ATP-binding cassette domain-containing protein gives MNLTPESTLAGTAGAPAGTAHIRAEDVTVVRGDRRVLDGVTVTVSNRSRIAVVGENGRGKTTLLHVLAGLLAPDGGTVHRAGTIGLARQEMSARDGETVGTVTGQALAAGLAALAALDSATHALTRGDTGADDRYAAALDTATRLEAWDAERRVDVALEALGACTDRDRPLATLSVGQRYRVRLACLLGARHDVLLLDEPTNHLDAGGLDFLTRALREHPGGLAVVSHDRALLRDVAERFLDLDPTRDGRPRLYAGGYDAWQDARRGERERWEQDHAAQQAEHRRLQDAVTRARDRLSTGWRPDKGTGRHQRQSRAPGVVQALHRQRGALEAHRVDVPEPPPSLRWPEPGVRAGAPQLRAHGVAVAGRLAGPVDLVLDGGDRVLVTGPNGSGKSTLLAVLAGDLAPTRGHVRRAPGARIVRVTQETADHDPGLTALEVHARHVGRLVARGDLRDADAVPPGSLGLLDTAALRTPVGRLSQGQQRRLDLALALAGRPGTLLLDEPTNHLSPALVDELTGAIRVTGAAVVVATHDRQLLRDLAGWPRRELGGRSGPAGPPGR, from the coding sequence GTGAACCTCACCCCCGAATCCACGCTTGCCGGCACCGCCGGCGCACCGGCCGGCACCGCCCACATCCGGGCCGAGGACGTCACCGTCGTCCGCGGGGACCGCCGGGTCCTCGACGGCGTCACGGTCACCGTGTCCAACCGGTCGCGGATCGCCGTCGTCGGCGAGAACGGCCGCGGTAAGACGACCCTGCTGCACGTGCTCGCCGGCCTCCTCGCACCGGACGGCGGCACCGTGCACCGGGCCGGCACGATCGGGCTCGCCCGCCAGGAGATGTCCGCCCGCGACGGCGAGACCGTCGGCACCGTCACCGGGCAGGCGCTGGCCGCCGGCCTCGCCGCGCTGGCTGCGCTCGACTCGGCCACCCACGCCCTGACCAGGGGCGACACCGGCGCGGACGACCGCTATGCGGCCGCGCTGGACACCGCCACCCGGCTCGAGGCGTGGGACGCCGAACGCCGGGTCGACGTCGCCCTGGAGGCGCTGGGTGCCTGCACCGACCGGGACCGGCCGCTCGCGACCCTCTCGGTGGGGCAGCGCTACCGGGTCCGGCTGGCGTGCCTGCTCGGTGCCCGGCACGACGTCCTGCTGCTCGACGAGCCGACCAACCACCTCGACGCGGGCGGGCTCGACTTCCTCACCCGCGCGCTGCGGGAACACCCCGGCGGGCTCGCCGTCGTCAGCCACGACCGGGCCCTGCTGCGGGACGTGGCCGAGCGGTTCCTCGACCTCGACCCGACCCGGGACGGCAGGCCCCGCCTGTACGCGGGCGGCTACGACGCCTGGCAGGACGCCCGGCGCGGCGAGCGGGAGCGGTGGGAGCAGGACCACGCCGCCCAGCAGGCCGAGCACCGGCGCCTGCAGGACGCCGTGACCCGGGCCCGGGACCGGCTCTCCACCGGATGGCGCCCGGACAAGGGCACCGGCAGGCACCAGCGCCAGTCCCGGGCACCCGGTGTCGTGCAGGCACTGCACCGGCAGCGCGGCGCGCTCGAGGCGCACCGGGTCGACGTCCCGGAGCCGCCGCCGTCGCTGCGGTGGCCCGAACCGGGCGTCCGGGCCGGGGCGCCGCAGCTGCGGGCGCACGGCGTCGCCGTCGCCGGGCGGCTGGCCGGGCCGGTCGACCTCGTCCTGGACGGCGGTGACCGGGTGCTCGTCACCGGTCCGAACGGGTCCGGGAAGTCGACGTTGCTCGCCGTGCTGGCCGGGGACCTCGCACCCACCCGGGGGCACGTCCGCCGGGCACCCGGGGCCCGGATCGTGCGGGTCACCCAGGAGACCGCGGATCACGATCCCGGGCTCACCGCGCTCGAGGTGCACGCCCGCCACGTGGGCCGGCTGGTCGCCCGCGGGGATCTCCGCGACGCCGACGCGGTCCCGCCGGGATCGCTCGGCCTGCTCGACACGGCCGCGCTGCGCACCCCGGTCGGCCGGCTGTCCCAGGGCCAGCAACGCCGGCTCGACCTCGCACTGGCGCTGGCCGGGCGGCCGGGCACGCTGCTGCTCGACGAGCCGACGAACCACCTGTCACCGGCCCTGGTCGACGAGCTGACCGGGGCGATCCGGGTGACCGGTGCCGCGGTCGTCGTCGCCACCCACGACAGGCAGCTGCTGCGGGACCTGGCCGGCTGGCCGCGGCGGGAGCTCGGCGGCCGCTCGGGGCCGGCCGGCCCGCCGGGCCGATGA
- a CDS encoding EamA family transporter: MTVRDRLLAVVVAVLWGANFIAIHVGLEYFPPVFLAGLRMLVLAVPAVLLVPRPRVPLRWLVGYGLGFGTLQFLFLFLAMYAGMPAGLASLVLQASGPFTLVLGAILLREEVTRRQWAGIGVAVAGLATIALARAQSAALLPVVLTLLGALGWAAGNLCNRLAQRGAQAERASAQRGAQAERASAQWDGATVNPLHLTMWMTVVPPVPLLAASAVVEGPGAGWAAVGAMVTWDGLPGLGALVYLSVVATVLAAGIWTGLMRRYPAGLVAPHSLLVPVVGMTLAMVLLGERPSVVELLAGAVVVGGVLAASAPSRRRAPAEPAATVG, from the coding sequence GTGACCGTCCGGGACCGCCTGCTCGCCGTCGTCGTCGCCGTGCTGTGGGGCGCGAACTTCATCGCGATCCACGTCGGACTCGAGTACTTCCCGCCGGTGTTCCTCGCCGGCCTGCGGATGCTCGTGCTCGCGGTTCCGGCGGTGCTGCTCGTGCCGCGCCCGCGGGTGCCGCTGCGCTGGCTGGTCGGCTACGGCCTCGGGTTCGGGACGCTGCAGTTCCTGTTTCTGTTCCTCGCCATGTACGCGGGGATGCCGGCCGGGCTGGCGTCGCTGGTGCTGCAGGCGTCCGGCCCGTTCACCCTCGTGCTGGGCGCGATCCTGCTGCGGGAGGAGGTGACCCGCCGGCAGTGGGCGGGCATCGGGGTCGCGGTGGCCGGGCTCGCCACGATCGCGCTGGCCCGGGCCCAGAGCGCGGCGCTGCTGCCCGTGGTGCTCACCCTGCTCGGCGCGCTCGGGTGGGCGGCGGGCAACCTGTGCAACCGGCTCGCCCAGCGTGGAGCGCAGGCGGAACGCGCGTCGGCCCAGCGTGGAGCGCAGGCGGAACGCGCATCCGCACAGTGGGACGGGGCGACGGTGAACCCGCTGCACCTGACGATGTGGATGACGGTCGTGCCGCCGGTGCCGCTGCTGGCCGCCTCCGCCGTGGTCGAGGGTCCGGGGGCCGGGTGGGCGGCCGTCGGGGCGATGGTCACCTGGGACGGCCTGCCGGGGCTGGGGGCGCTCGTCTACCTCTCGGTGGTGGCCACGGTCCTCGCCGCGGGCATCTGGACGGGGCTGATGCGCCGCTACCCGGCGGGGCTGGTCGCGCCGCACTCGCTGCTCGTGCCGGTCGTGGGGATGACGCTGGCGATGGTGCTGCTGGGGGAGCGGCCCTCGGTCGTCGAGCTGCTCGCGGGGGCGGTCGTGGTGGGCGGGGTGCTCGCGGCGTCGGCGCCGTCGCGGCGCCGGGCGCCGGCCGAACCGGCCGCGACCGTCGGGTGA
- a CDS encoding response regulator transcription factor, which yields MSPFRPIWIVDDHPLVASSLATGLRAAGHDARVLAVPSAPEVVAALGPTTVPEVVLLDLELGYDGTGRRIDGAELVGPIRAAGRRVLALSDDTGPERIGAALAAGAAGAVPKSAPFGTLLAALRDTLHGRPVVPPVRRRELIERHLAHRRDRHRLDEAFAALTTREREILELLAAGRRAPAIADSYVVSVATVRTQIRGVLTKLGVNSQIEAVALYHRHRSVR from the coding sequence GTGTCGCCGTTCCGGCCGATCTGGATCGTCGACGACCACCCGCTGGTGGCGTCCTCGCTGGCCACCGGCCTGCGGGCGGCCGGTCACGACGCGCGGGTCCTCGCGGTCCCCTCCGCACCCGAGGTCGTCGCCGCGCTCGGGCCCACCACCGTGCCCGAGGTGGTGCTGCTCGACCTCGAGCTCGGGTACGACGGCACCGGCCGCCGGATCGACGGCGCCGAGCTGGTCGGGCCGATCCGGGCCGCGGGCCGGCGGGTGCTGGCGCTCAGCGACGACACCGGGCCCGAACGGATCGGGGCCGCGCTCGCCGCAGGCGCAGCCGGGGCGGTCCCCAAGTCGGCACCGTTCGGCACCCTGCTGGCCGCGCTGCGCGACACCCTCCACGGCCGCCCGGTCGTGCCGCCGGTCCGGCGCCGCGAGCTGATCGAACGGCACCTCGCCCACCGGCGCGACCGGCACCGGCTGGACGAGGCCTTCGCCGCTCTCACCACCCGGGAGCGCGAGATCCTCGAGCTGCTGGCCGCGGGCCGGCGGGCCCCGGCCATCGCGGACTCCTACGTCGTCTCGGTCGCCACGGTGCGCACCCAGATCCGGGGGGTGCTCACCAAGCTCGGGGTCAACTCCCAGATCGAGGCCGTGGCCCTGTACCACCGGCACCGGTCGGTCCGCTGA
- a CDS encoding GAF and ANTAR domain-containing protein codes for MAPRDGWPPDRTGELAETFVECADTLVAGFDIVEFLIRLCDRCVRLLQVDAAGVVLADPQGRLQIMAATGEDARHLEHRQLQVGEGPCLDCHRTGRAVAVPDMAEAVERWPRFAVTCRQAGFAGVHALPMRYRDQVVGAMNLFARTPGPWGPATARVAQALTDVATIGLLQHRERTDQATVIDQLQTAVTSRVVIEQAKGVLGERIGMDPEQAFQVLRRYARRHNRRLTDLARAVVTGTEDLTGRVPRPPPDGRR; via the coding sequence ATGGCCCCACGTGACGGGTGGCCGCCGGACCGGACCGGTGAGCTGGCCGAGACGTTCGTCGAATGCGCCGACACCCTGGTGGCCGGTTTCGACATCGTGGAGTTCCTGATACGGCTCTGCGACCGGTGCGTCCGGTTGCTGCAGGTCGACGCGGCCGGGGTGGTGCTGGCCGACCCCCAGGGCCGGCTGCAGATCATGGCCGCGACCGGCGAGGACGCCCGGCACCTGGAACACCGCCAGCTCCAGGTCGGCGAGGGGCCGTGCCTGGACTGCCACCGCACCGGCCGAGCGGTGGCCGTCCCCGACATGGCCGAGGCCGTGGAGCGGTGGCCCCGGTTCGCCGTGACGTGCCGGCAGGCCGGGTTCGCCGGGGTGCACGCGCTGCCGATGCGCTATCGCGACCAGGTGGTCGGCGCGATGAACCTGTTCGCGCGCACGCCCGGGCCGTGGGGCCCGGCCACCGCGCGGGTCGCCCAGGCGCTGACCGACGTCGCCACGATCGGCCTGCTGCAGCACCGCGAACGCACCGACCAGGCCACGGTGATCGACCAGCTGCAGACCGCGGTCACCAGCCGGGTCGTCATCGAGCAGGCCAAGGGGGTTCTCGGCGAACGCATCGGCATGGACCCGGAGCAGGCGTTCCAGGTGCTGCGCCGGTACGCCCGGCGCCACAACCGGCGGCTGACCGACCTGGCCCGCGCCGTGGTCACCGGCACCGAGGACCTCACCGGCCGGGTCCCGCGCCCCCCGCCGGACGGCCGGCGCTGA
- a CDS encoding class I SAM-dependent methyltransferase, protein MNPDFLTRTRSGYDRIARAYADHFRDEFAGWYEERALLGAFADRLVAGGGGPVVDAGCGPGDVTGFLRDRGVDARGIDLSPEMVRVAREQHAGVPFAVGSLLELPTGLAGLLAWYSLIHVPPERRADCLAGFARALRPGGLLLLGFQVGTGTLHLAEALGEPVGLDFHRLDPDELADRLGDNGFTVLSRTVRAAREGERTPHAVVLARRG, encoded by the coding sequence GTGAACCCCGACTTCCTCACCCGGACCCGCTCCGGCTACGACCGGATCGCCCGCGCCTACGCCGATCACTTCCGCGACGAGTTCGCCGGGTGGTACGAGGAGCGCGCCCTGCTCGGGGCGTTCGCGGACCGCCTCGTCGCCGGCGGGGGCGGCCCGGTGGTCGACGCCGGCTGCGGGCCGGGTGACGTGACCGGGTTCCTGCGGGACCGCGGGGTCGACGCCCGCGGGATCGATCTCTCCCCCGAGATGGTGCGGGTCGCCCGCGAGCAGCACGCGGGCGTCCCGTTCGCGGTGGGGTCGCTGCTGGAGCTGCCGACGGGGCTCGCCGGGCTGCTGGCCTGGTACTCGCTGATCCACGTCCCGCCGGAGCGCCGCGCGGACTGCCTCGCCGGGTTCGCCCGTGCCCTGCGCCCGGGCGGGCTGCTGCTGCTCGGGTTCCAGGTCGGGACCGGGACGTTGCACCTGGCCGAGGCGCTCGGCGAGCCGGTCGGGCTGGACTTCCACCGGCTCGACCCGGACGAGCTGGCGGACCGGCTGGGCGACAACGGGTTCACCGTGCTCAGCCGGACCGTCCGGGCGGCGCGGGAGGGCGAGCGGACCCCGCACGCGGTCGTGCTCGCCCGGCGCGGGTGA
- a CDS encoding LysR family transcriptional regulator — protein sequence MDVRRLRILRELADRGSVTAVAAALNYTPSAVSQQLKALSREAGIALTVPDGRGLRLTEAGAAVVAGAEEVLAALGRLEETVTGLRDQPLGTVRVVLFPSAARLLLPGLLRRAGRHDGLVLSCRDLDLRPDEVPVAAAEADVVVTHHDERLDPFGGGRLRVHPLLREPLDVVLPPAHPLATRTALRLTDLVDEDWISVGVGWPVDDVLNSLALVTGTTPRVVQRINDFSVTEELVADGHGVALLPRYSTDHRDGTRLALRPLAGVHAARLVHAVARPEAAERPAVRLVLDELAAEADAVRLRTSG from the coding sequence ATGGATGTGCGCCGCCTGCGGATCCTGCGCGAGCTCGCCGACCGCGGCTCGGTCACCGCCGTCGCCGCGGCACTCAACTACACGCCGTCGGCGGTGTCCCAGCAGCTCAAGGCGCTGTCCCGGGAGGCGGGCATCGCCCTGACCGTCCCGGACGGCCGCGGGCTGCGGCTGACCGAGGCAGGCGCCGCCGTCGTCGCCGGGGCGGAGGAGGTCCTCGCCGCGCTGGGCCGGCTGGAGGAGACCGTCACCGGGCTGCGCGATCAGCCACTCGGGACTGTCCGGGTGGTGCTGTTCCCGTCCGCGGCGCGGCTGCTGCTGCCCGGCCTGCTGCGCCGCGCCGGCCGGCACGACGGCCTGGTCCTGTCCTGCCGGGATCTGGACCTGCGCCCCGACGAGGTGCCGGTGGCCGCGGCGGAGGCCGACGTCGTCGTCACCCACCACGACGAGCGGCTCGACCCGTTCGGCGGCGGACGGCTGCGGGTGCACCCGCTGCTGCGCGAGCCGCTCGACGTGGTCCTCCCGCCCGCGCACCCGCTGGCCACCCGCACGGCGCTGCGCCTGACCGACCTGGTCGACGAGGACTGGATCTCGGTCGGGGTCGGGTGGCCGGTCGACGACGTGCTGAACTCCCTCGCGCTGGTCACCGGCACGACACCGCGGGTCGTCCAGCGGATCAACGACTTCTCGGTCACCGAGGAGCTCGTCGCCGACGGCCACGGCGTCGCCCTGCTCCCCCGCTACTCCACCGACCACCGTGACGGCACACGCCTCGCGCTGCGCCCGCTGGCCGGCGTGCACGCGGCCCGGCTGGTGCACGCCGTCGCCCGCCCGGAGGCAGCCGAGCGCCCGGCCGTGCGGCTGGTGCTCGACGAGCTCGCGGCCGAGGCCGACGCCGTGCGGCTCAGAACATCCGGGTGA
- a CDS encoding ANTAR domain-containing protein produces the protein MPPDSRQSLQQVVRGCVATLGVDGAGLTAIGSRDERVHLAATGPATLRIADLQQVTGTGPCWDASTTHRPAHGPDLAAAVEQARWPGFAAAAVERGTRAVFAFPVLAGAVCCGTLLLCRQRPGPLTPAQIRDGLGFAESGLWALLDLRAGVPTDRPVAPFGAGQDEVFQASGVIAAQLGTGVDDALVLLRAHALAAGRPLTEAAADVVAHRLRFAPDRTGSAGDHGSTE, from the coding sequence GTGCCACCAGACTCTCGACAGTCGCTCCAGCAGGTCGTTCGCGGCTGCGTCGCCACGCTCGGGGTAGACGGAGCCGGCCTGACCGCGATCGGCAGCCGGGACGAACGGGTCCACCTCGCCGCGACCGGCCCCGCCACCCTCCGGATCGCGGACCTGCAGCAGGTCACCGGTACCGGCCCGTGCTGGGACGCCAGCACGACCCACCGGCCCGCGCACGGGCCCGACCTGGCCGCGGCGGTGGAGCAGGCGCGCTGGCCCGGTTTCGCCGCGGCGGCCGTCGAGCGGGGGACGCGAGCGGTCTTCGCCTTCCCGGTCCTGGCCGGGGCCGTCTGCTGCGGCACGCTCCTGCTGTGCCGGCAGCGCCCCGGGCCGCTGACCCCGGCCCAGATCCGCGACGGGCTGGGGTTCGCCGAGTCGGGGCTGTGGGCCCTGCTCGATCTGCGGGCCGGCGTGCCCACCGACCGGCCGGTCGCGCCCTTCGGCGCCGGCCAGGACGAGGTCTTCCAGGCCAGCGGCGTCATCGCCGCCCAGCTCGGCACCGGGGTCGATGACGCCCTGGTCCTGCTGCGTGCCCATGCGCTGGCCGCCGGCCGGCCCCTGACCGAGGCCGCCGCCGACGTCGTCGCGCACCGCCTGCGGTTCGCCCCGGACCGCACCGGTAGCGCCGGCGATCACGGGTCGACGGAGTGA
- a CDS encoding sulfite exporter TauE/SafE family protein translates to MELWEVAVIALAGLWAGLINTVVGSGTLVTFPVLVALGFPPVTATTSNAIGLITGSITGAVGYRKEWVGHGRRLARYGVASFLGAIAGAVLLLSLPPDAFETIVPVLVGLSVVLVAVQPLLARLLRNRERPDRTSSPVLYLLIFLVGVYGGYFTAAQGIMLVGVMGLLVADPLQRLNAFKNTLASVVNLVAGVIYAVVAPVDWAVVGIIAVSSIAGGLLGAKVGRRLPPALLRAVIIVIGIAAVVFLLVE, encoded by the coding sequence ATGGAGCTGTGGGAGGTCGCGGTCATCGCCCTGGCCGGGCTGTGGGCCGGACTGATCAACACCGTCGTCGGGTCCGGGACGCTGGTGACCTTCCCCGTGCTCGTCGCGCTCGGGTTCCCGCCGGTGACCGCGACGACGTCGAACGCCATCGGCCTCATCACCGGCTCGATCACGGGTGCGGTCGGGTACCGCAAGGAATGGGTGGGGCACGGGCGCCGGCTGGCCCGCTACGGCGTCGCGTCGTTCCTCGGCGCGATCGCCGGCGCGGTCCTGCTGCTGTCGCTGCCGCCGGACGCGTTCGAGACGATCGTGCCGGTCCTCGTGGGGCTCTCGGTGGTGCTGGTCGCGGTGCAGCCGCTGCTCGCGCGGCTGCTGCGGAACCGGGAGCGGCCGGACCGGACCTCGTCGCCGGTGCTCTACCTGCTGATCTTCCTGGTCGGTGTGTACGGCGGCTACTTCACCGCCGCGCAGGGGATCATGCTGGTCGGGGTGATGGGCCTGCTCGTCGCCGACCCGCTGCAGCGGCTCAACGCGTTCAAGAACACGCTCGCGTCGGTGGTGAACCTGGTCGCCGGGGTGATCTACGCGGTCGTCGCCCCGGTCGACTGGGCGGTCGTCGGGATCATCGCGGTGAGCTCGATCGCCGGTGGCCTGCTGGGCGCGAAGGTCGGGCGGCGGCTGCCGCCGGCGCTGCTCCGCGCGGTGATCATCGTGATCGGGATCGCCGCGGTCGTGTTCCTGCTCGTGGAGTAG